In Myxocyprinus asiaticus isolate MX2 ecotype Aquarium Trade chromosome 46, UBuf_Myxa_2, whole genome shotgun sequence, a single window of DNA contains:
- the LOC127436030 gene encoding F-box/LRR-repeat protein 14-like, producing MEIHVSSLFPEILAMIFNYLDVKGKGRVAQVCIAWRDASYHKSVWRGVETKLHLRRANPSLFPSLQTRGIKKVQILSLRRSLSYVIQGMPNIESLNLSGCYNLTDNGLGHAFVQDIPSLRILNLSLCKQITDSSLGRIAQYLKNLELLDLGGCSNITNTGLLLIAWGLHNLKSLNLRSCRHVSDVGIGHLAGMTRSAAEGCLSLEHLTLQDCQKLTDLSLKHISKGLNKLKVLNLSFCGGISDAGMIHLSHMTQLWTLNLRSCDNISDTGIMHLSMGTLRLYGLDVSFCDKVGDQSLAYIAQGLYQLKSLSLCSCHISDDGINRMVRQMHELKTLNIGQCVRITDKGLELIADHLTQLTGIDLYGCTKITKRGLERITQLPCLKVLNLGLWQMTEVKGLGDASEILPCYTS from the coding sequence ATGGAGATCCACGTCTCGAGCCTTTTCCCCGAGATTTTAGCGATGATTTTTAACTACCTGGACGTGAAGGGCAAAGGCAGAGTCGCGCAAGTATGCATAGCGTGGAGAGACGCCTCGTACCATAAATCCGTCTGGAGGGGAGTAGAAACGAAACTCCATCTGAGAAGAGCAAACCCATCACTCTTCCCCAGTCTCCAGACCAGAGGGATCAAGAAGGTGCAGATCCTCAGCCTGAGGCGCAGTCTGAGCTATGTCATTCAAGGGATGCCCAACATCGAGAGCCTTAACTTGAGTGGATGCTACAATTTAACAGATAACGGCCTTGGTCATGCTTTTGTGCAGGACATACCCTCTTTGAGAATACTTAACCTCAGCCTTTGCAAACAGATCACAGATTCCAGTTTAGGCCGGATTGCGCAGTACCTGAAGAACCTGGAACTGTTGGATCTGGGTGGATGTAGTAATATCACTAACACAGGGTTATTGCTCATTGCCTGGGGCCTACATAATCTCAAAAGCCTCAACCTGAGGAGTTGCAGACACGTGTCAGATGTTGGCATCGGGCACCTGGCTGGCATGACACGCAGTGCTGCGGAGGGCTGCCTAAGTTTGGAGCATCTGACTTTGCAGGACTGTCAGAAGTTGACCGATCTGTCACTCAAGCATATCTCTAAGGGCTTAAACAAGCTGAAAGTCCTCAACCTGAGCTTCTGTGGTGGCATCTCAGATGCTGGCATGATCCATCTGTCTCATATGACTCAGCTCTGGACTCTTAACCTGCGATCATGTGATAATATCAGTGACACAGGCATCATGCATCTTTCAATGGGCACGCTGAGGCTGTACGGGTTGGATGTGTCATTTTGTGATAAAGTTGGTGACCAAAGTCTGGCGTACATCGCCCAGGGCCTGTACCAACTCAAGTCCCTGTCGCTTTGCTCATGCCACATCAGCGATGATGGAATCAACAGGATGGTGCGGCAAATGCATGAACTGAAGACTTTAAACATTGGGCAGTGTGTGCGGATCACAGACAAGGGACTTGAGCTCATAGCTGACCACTTGACCCAGCTGACCGGGATTGACTTGTACGGCTgtaccaaaataacaaaaagaggACTCGAGAGGATTACGCAGCTGCCCTGCCTTAAAGTGTTGAACTTGGGACTTTGGCAAATGACAGAGGTGAAAGGGCTGGGCGACGCCTCTGAGATCTTGCCATGCTACACCTCTTAG
- the LOC127436027 gene encoding proline-rich protein 5-like — protein sequence MKGGSGSFSPTMLENLSGHHIDRPAPRSSTFSFSALFTLPHYLHMDGSSHPFRRTLYRLKLVSSPNLSQLGKNEKASLEERGSGPNAIWNSIHNAVIAVFQKKGLADNELYTLNEGVRQLLKTELGSFFTEYLQNQLLTKGMVILRDKIRFYEGQKLLDSLAETWDFFFCDVLTMLQAIFHPVQGKEPSVRQLALLHFRNTITLNMKLEEALSRPRARVPPSIIQMLLVLQGVHESKSVSEEYLKLESLIQKVVSPYLGTQGLRSHECGASQCSCVIERRLQYCWSKSADLPSSNPVVRSKSYNIPMLTPVAEYDSEVSSVGSVGIRRHSACDVTSCLEQQGYSALSVGIETSSTPRLSLDHDITLSGVMRGPTGQPPLISPSVFIHTSAECLHSADLQMAPSDVDKAVSSPPSCSSSPETIVMQGLDSLESDPDGIFIDFSHCRSDSFGTSRKTS from the exons ATGAAAGGAGGATCTGGCAGCTTTTCACCAACAATGCTGGAGAACTTGAGCGGACACCACATTGATCGACCTGCCCCTAGATCATCCACGTTCAGCTTCTCTGCACTGTTCACTCTGCCACACTACCTTCACATGGATGGGAGCAGTCATCCGTTTAGGAG GACTCTTTACCGGTTGAAGTTAGTGAGTTCTCCAAATCTGAGTCAACTGGGGAAAAATGAAAAAGCTTCATTGGAAGAGAGAGGATCGGGCCCTAACGCCATATGGAACAG CATTCACAATGCAGTAATTGCTGTCTTCCAAAAGAAAGGGTTGGCGGACAACGAACTTTATACACTCAATGAGGGTGTGAG GCAACTATTGAAAACAGAGCTGGGCTCATTTTTCACAGAATACCTTCAG AATCAGCTGTTAACTAAAGGCATGGTCATTTTACGGGACAAAATAAGGTTTTATGAAG GGCAAAAATTATTGGACTCTTTGGCCGAGACATGGGACTTCTTCTTTTGTGATGTTCTCACTATGCTTCAAGCCATCTTTCACCCTGTCCAG GGGAAGGAGCCGTCAGTGCGTCAGCTGGCTCTGCTGCACTTTCGAAACACCATCACCCTTAACATGAAGCTGGAAGAGGCTCTGTCCAGACCACGAGCCCGTGTCCCCCCATCCATCATCCAGATGCTGTTGGTGTTACAG GGGGTTCATGAATCTAAAAGTGTGAGTGAAGAATACCTGAAGTTGGAGTCTCTCATTCAGAAGGTTGTGTCTCCATACCTGGGCACACAGGGATTGCGTTCTCATGAGTGCGGTGCCTCACAGTGCTCCTGTGTTATTG AGAGGCGTTTGCAGTATTGCTGGTCCAAGTCTGCAGACCTGCCCTCCAGTAACCCAGTAGTACGCTCCAAGAGTTACAACAtccccatgctgacccctgtggCTGAGTATGACTCTGAGGTCAGCTCTGTGGGCAGTGTAGGCATCCGCCGTCACTCTGCTTGTGATGTCACTTCCTGCTTAGAGCAGCAGGGCTATTCCGCACTGTCTGTTGGAATAGAGACAAGCTCAACGCCCCGGCTCTCCCTCGATCATGACATCACCTTGTCTGGTGTGATGCGAGGGccaacgggacagccccctctcATTTCACCTTCTGTCTTCATCCACACCTCAGCTGAGTGTCTGCATTCAGCGGACCTCCAGATGGCTCCATCTGATGTGGACAAGGCCGTTTCCTCGCCCCCTAGCTGCTCATCCAGTCCGGAGACAATTGTGATGCAGGGTTTGGACTCCCTGGAATCCGATCCCGACGGAATATTCATTGACTTTTCTCATTGTCGCTCCGATTCTTTCGGAACCAGCAGGAAAACTAGCTGA